A section of the Spirosoma pollinicola genome encodes:
- a CDS encoding DEAD/DEAH box helicase yields the protein MTFDELNLNKPLLNALNDLGYTTPTTIQQKVFSVVMSGQDVCGIAQTGTGKTFAYLLPTLRQFQFSKDRIPQMLIIVPTRELVVQVVEAVKKLTTYMNLVVVGVYGGVNMKAQTVEVQQGLDILVATPGRLADFMLTGGLKTKAIKKLVIDEFDEMLNLGFRTQLKIILDLLPPKRQNLLFSATLTDDVDQLVNDYFNKPIRVEAAPTGTPLEKIEQSAYLVPNFYTKINLLTLLLNRNAAMTKVLVFVATKQLADDLFDELETGFPDQVGVIHSNKAQNKRFEAVNNFKAGTYRILIATDIIARGIDVADVSHVVNFDLPEVPENYIHRIGRTGRADRTGIAISFITENAKEEQDAIEQLMNQPIPVVPLPDNLVISDELTDDERPKVNMKAIEVKIPKREDVGPAFHEKSAKNQKVNVRRDIAAEKMLKYGRPIKRVGGKKKRDK from the coding sequence ATGACTTTCGACGAACTGAATCTGAATAAACCCCTCCTGAACGCCCTCAACGATCTGGGGTACACAACACCTACTACCATTCAGCAAAAAGTATTTTCGGTTGTTATGTCCGGCCAGGATGTGTGCGGTATTGCTCAAACCGGAACGGGTAAAACATTTGCTTATCTGTTGCCTACTCTTCGCCAGTTTCAGTTTTCCAAAGACCGGATTCCCCAGATGCTGATCATCGTGCCCACCCGCGAACTGGTTGTGCAGGTTGTGGAAGCGGTTAAAAAGCTGACTACTTATATGAACCTTGTGGTAGTGGGCGTATATGGGGGCGTCAACATGAAGGCACAAACGGTAGAGGTACAACAGGGACTTGATATACTGGTCGCTACCCCCGGTCGGCTGGCCGATTTTATGTTGACTGGTGGCTTGAAAACGAAAGCGATCAAGAAACTCGTTATCGACGAATTTGACGAAATGCTGAATCTTGGCTTTCGTACTCAATTGAAAATTATTCTGGATTTGCTGCCCCCAAAACGGCAAAACCTGCTCTTTTCGGCTACGCTGACAGACGATGTTGATCAATTGGTCAATGACTATTTCAACAAACCCATTCGGGTTGAAGCGGCCCCAACGGGCACCCCGCTGGAAAAGATTGAGCAGTCGGCCTATCTGGTACCTAATTTTTACACGAAAATAAACCTGCTTACGCTGCTGCTAAACCGAAACGCAGCCATGACAAAAGTGCTGGTTTTTGTGGCGACCAAACAATTGGCTGACGACCTGTTTGATGAACTGGAAACGGGTTTCCCGGATCAGGTGGGCGTTATTCACTCCAATAAAGCGCAAAACAAACGCTTTGAGGCCGTCAATAACTTCAAAGCGGGCACTTACCGTATCCTGATCGCTACCGACATTATTGCGCGGGGTATCGACGTGGCCGATGTATCGCACGTGGTCAATTTCGATTTACCCGAAGTGCCCGAGAATTACATTCACCGCATTGGACGAACAGGTCGGGCTGACCGGACGGGTATTGCAATTTCTTTTATCACGGAGAACGCAAAAGAGGAGCAGGACGCTATTGAGCAGCTAATGAACCAGCCGATTCCAGTGGTTCCGTTGCCCGATAATCTGGTCATTTCAGACGAATTGACCGACGACGAAAGGCCTAAAGTAAACATGAAGGCTATCGAAGTCAAAATCCCCAAACGGGAGGACGTTGGTCCCGCTTTTCATGAGAAGAGTGCTAAAAATCAGAAGGTTAACGTTCGTCGGGATATTGCCGCCGAAAAGATGCTGAAATATGGTCGGCCAATCAAGCGGGTAGGGGGTAAGAAGAAACGGGATAAGTAG
- a CDS encoding tetratricopeptide repeat protein — MESQFDDELLQLKNALRQQTFRFILIGHNRYSLYKDIADWLRTTFPDRPPVELRLADKDYRHINDELLAVKKGIVLIPDFGWLFREGNESICVAFNQRRDAFARLDIALICFIEPSQYIQVPKKVPDWWSLRSLELDFYREAPDRATDFISPESESSSLGGQTREEKQAEIQRLLRQVTTTEPDNQLLLASLYSQLATLSFVLSDYEEAYTYLQKTLMIMQQIGDRQGEGRALNNISQIYRARGDNEQALQYLQQSLAIQQEIGDRRGEGATLNNISQIYRARGDNEQALQYLQQSLAIRQEIGDRRGEGTSLNNISQIYRARGDNEQALQYLQQSLAIQQEIGDRQGEGATLNNMGAIYFNVDQNIDKAFPLLLRAFNIFVEIGSPNAEITRGYLDRTQEQIGEEKFNQIVQSIQNNSENSVD; from the coding sequence ATGGAATCACAATTCGATGATGAACTCCTGCAATTAAAAAATGCACTGCGCCAGCAGACATTCCGGTTTATTCTAATCGGGCACAACCGGTATAGCCTGTATAAAGACATTGCCGATTGGCTCCGCACTACGTTTCCTGATCGCCCACCGGTTGAATTACGCCTGGCCGATAAAGATTATCGCCACATCAACGATGAGCTATTGGCCGTAAAAAAAGGCATCGTACTCATTCCTGACTTTGGCTGGCTTTTCCGGGAAGGTAACGAGTCTATTTGCGTGGCCTTCAACCAACGCCGGGATGCCTTTGCCCGCCTTGACATCGCACTGATCTGCTTCATAGAACCAAGTCAATATATACAGGTGCCGAAGAAAGTACCCGACTGGTGGTCCCTGCGCTCCCTTGAATTAGACTTTTATAGGGAAGCGCCCGACAGGGCTACTGATTTTATAAGCCCAGAATCAGAATCTTCATCTTTAGGAGGCCAGACGAGAGAAGAAAAACAAGCCGAAATTCAACGACTCCTCCGGCAAGTTACCACAACTGAACCCGACAATCAGCTACTTCTAGCTTCACTTTACTCTCAATTGGCAACGTTGTCTTTTGTGCTCTCTGACTACGAAGAAGCATATACCTATTTGCAAAAAACATTGATGATTATGCAGCAGATAGGTGACCGGCAGGGGGAAGGAAGGGCCCTGAATAACATCAGCCAGATTTATCGAGCCCGAGGAGACAATGAGCAGGCCTTGCAGTATTTACAACAGAGCCTGGCGATTCAACAGGAAATAGGTGACCGACGTGGTGAAGGAGCGACGCTGAATAACATCAGCCAGATTTATCGAGCCCGAGGAGACAATGAGCAGGCCTTGCAATATTTACAGCAGAGCTTGGCGATCCGACAGGAAATAGGTGACCGACGTGGTGAAGGAACGTCGCTGAATAACATCAGCCAGATTTATCGAGCCCGAGGAGACAATGAGCAGGCCTTGCAGTATTTACAACAGAGCCTGGCGATTCAACAGGAAATAGGTGACCGACAGGGTGAAGGAGCGACGCTGAATAATATGGGTGCCATTTATTTTAATGTTGATCAAAACATTGATAAAGCTTTCCCCTTACTGCTACGTGCTTTCAATATATTCGTCGAGATTGGTTCACCTAATGCTGAAATAACCAGAGGTTATCTTGATAGAACTCAAGAGCAAATCGGCGAAGAAAAATTCAATCAGATCGTTCAGTCAATACAAAACAATTCGGAAAACTCAGTAGACTAA
- a CDS encoding amidohydrolase, protein MPNFYKLLTSYLLTGLLSFSSFAQVGSAPGTNILLTRMDKTADGLTQKVIDWRRDIHQNPELGNREFRTAAKIAAHLQALGIDVQTGVGKTGVVGLLVGGKRGPVVALRADMDALPVTERVDLPFKSTVTTEYNGKKTGVMHACGHDSHVAMLMGAAEVLASVRSELRGTVKFIFQPCEEGPPTGEEGGAKLMVKEGVLDNPKVDVIFGQHIASGNDVGTFTYRPGSVSAENDIFRITIYGKQTHGAAPWSGVDPIVTGAQIIMGLQTIISRNMPLTEHAAVLTIGAFHAGNRENIIPEEATMIGTIRTLDTTMRNTLYKRIKEVVTSVAKSAGATADVSINMEDAMLVNNKELTAKMVPTLQSLAGMTNVLLVPSGMGSEDFAYFAQKVPGFFFSTGARPKDKKPNEIPHHTPDFQIDESSFTNGVKALCHLTVNYMDQKK, encoded by the coding sequence ATGCCCAACTTCTATAAGTTACTCACTAGTTACCTGCTGACGGGATTACTATCGTTTTCCAGCTTTGCTCAAGTCGGTTCTGCGCCCGGAACGAACATTCTACTGACCCGAATGGACAAAACTGCCGATGGGCTGACCCAAAAAGTCATTGACTGGCGACGCGATATTCACCAGAATCCCGAACTGGGCAATCGTGAGTTTCGCACGGCTGCTAAAATAGCTGCTCACTTGCAGGCACTAGGCATAGACGTACAAACCGGCGTGGGAAAAACGGGTGTAGTCGGTTTACTCGTTGGTGGCAAGCGCGGCCCGGTTGTGGCTCTACGGGCCGATATGGACGCCTTGCCCGTAACTGAACGGGTCGATTTGCCCTTCAAGTCAACGGTCACGACCGAGTATAACGGCAAAAAAACGGGCGTCATGCACGCCTGCGGCCACGATTCGCATGTGGCTATGCTCATGGGTGCAGCCGAAGTGCTGGCATCCGTTCGAAGCGAGTTGCGCGGAACCGTCAAGTTTATTTTCCAGCCCTGTGAGGAAGGACCGCCAACTGGTGAAGAAGGGGGAGCCAAGCTCATGGTGAAAGAAGGCGTTCTGGATAATCCAAAAGTTGATGTAATTTTCGGCCAGCACATTGCTTCGGGTAACGACGTAGGCACATTCACCTATCGTCCCGGTAGTGTCAGTGCCGAGAATGACATCTTTCGCATAACTATCTACGGCAAGCAAACGCACGGTGCCGCGCCCTGGTCTGGCGTTGATCCGATTGTAACGGGTGCCCAGATCATCATGGGTTTGCAAACGATCATCAGCCGGAACATGCCCCTCACCGAACATGCCGCCGTATTGACCATTGGGGCCTTTCATGCCGGTAACCGGGAGAACATCATTCCCGAAGAAGCCACCATGATCGGCACCATCCGCACGCTCGACACCACCATGCGAAATACCCTTTACAAGCGGATAAAAGAGGTCGTAACGAGCGTTGCCAAAAGTGCGGGCGCTACGGCCGATGTATCGATCAATATGGAAGATGCGATGCTGGTCAACAACAAAGAGCTGACCGCAAAGATGGTACCTACGTTACAATCATTGGCGGGTATGACCAATGTGCTGTTAGTCCCCTCGGGCATGGGTTCGGAAGATTTTGCGTATTTCGCACAGAAAGTGCCCGGTTTCTTTTTCAGTACGGGTGCCCGACCGAAAGACAAAAAGCCGAACGAAATCCCACACCATACCCCCGATTTTCAAATTGATGAAAGTAGCTTCACTAATGGCGTAAAAGCTCTCTGCCACCTGACGGTGAACTACATGGATCAGAAAAAGTAG
- the bla gene encoding class A beta-lactamase, whose product MNLTLPKITSLLLGLLLLINSLSVAQPVTTGQKDIATQRLNQELERIAALAKGQVGICALHLESGKQVSLNLQERFPMASTVKVAIAVQLFTLIEQGKLSLMTMVDLQPSDLHPGSGTLDVLFAKPGVQLSVQNLLELMMVISDNSATDILLRLVGGTQAVQNRLKTLGIQGMSVDRTIIQLIADLEGITLPPSSQWTLGFYAKLDSTTTPETRRAAAARLKIDPRDTSTPDAMVNLLTQIYRGTALKPESRALLLGVMERCRGGAARLKGYLPPNTVIAHKTGSLDGSATDDVGIITLPGDAGHIAIAVFVGDSPMPLAEREQTIAHAARSIYDYFLYQPAVVSNTVK is encoded by the coding sequence ATGAACTTAACCCTCCCTAAAATCACCTCCTTACTACTAGGCTTATTACTGCTCATCAACAGCCTGAGCGTTGCCCAACCTGTTACAACTGGACAAAAAGATATAGCTACGCAACGGCTAAATCAGGAACTGGAACGCATCGCGGCACTGGCGAAAGGTCAAGTGGGCATTTGTGCCCTGCACCTCGAATCAGGGAAACAGGTGAGTTTGAACCTACAGGAACGATTCCCAATGGCGAGTACGGTAAAGGTCGCCATTGCCGTACAACTGTTCACGCTGATCGAGCAGGGCAAATTGTCGCTGATGACGATGGTCGATTTACAACCGTCCGATTTGCACCCCGGCAGCGGCACGCTGGATGTTCTCTTCGCCAAACCCGGCGTTCAACTGTCTGTCCAGAACCTGCTGGAATTGATGATGGTCATTAGCGATAACTCGGCAACGGATATTCTCCTTCGGTTGGTGGGGGGTACACAGGCCGTTCAGAACCGGTTGAAGACGCTGGGCATTCAGGGTATGTCTGTCGACCGAACCATTATCCAATTAATTGCCGACCTCGAAGGTATCACGCTACCGCCTTCCAGCCAGTGGACGCTCGGTTTTTACGCAAAACTGGATAGCACTACTACGCCGGAAACAAGACGGGCTGCAGCTGCCAGACTCAAAATAGACCCGCGTGACACCTCAACCCCCGATGCGATGGTCAATCTATTAACCCAAATCTACCGCGGTACGGCCCTCAAACCCGAAAGTCGGGCGCTGTTGCTAGGCGTTATGGAGCGTTGCCGGGGTGGAGCCGCCCGACTCAAAGGCTATCTACCGCCTAATACAGTCATTGCCCATAAAACGGGGTCGTTGGACGGCAGTGCTACAGACGATGTTGGCATCATTACCTTACCGGGCGATGCGGGTCATATTGCCATTGCCGTTTTTGTCGGCGACTCGCCCATGCCCCTTGCCGAACGGGAGCAAACAATAGCACACGCAGCTCGCTCAATCTACGATTACTTTTTGTACCAGCCTGCGGTGGTGTCGAATACGGTCAAATAA
- a CDS encoding cystathionine gamma-synthase family protein, translating into MDFSKYKKSTASVWAGETDPLPNGAVTTPIVKSVAFAYHDLDEWHNVATGKAEGYIYSRNTNPTVHVLEEKIRILEGAEAATSFATGMGAISNTLFALLGPGKRVVSIKDTYGGASRLFLDFLPRYQVNVTLCGTTDFDEIEAEVAKGCDVLYLETPTNPTLKVVDIARLAAAAKKVGAVTVVDNTFATPINQNPLALGADLVVHSATKFLGGHSDAMGGVLCGTKELVEKVFQFREINGASLQADAAYMIARGMKTLELRIERQNASALTIARYLKAHPKVSDVFYPGLETHPGHDVAKKQMSGFGGIMSFSLVGSYDNVKKFLPKLQFVHLAASLGSVSTLAGPPRTTSHVELTEEQRKLLGIPESLIRYSVGIENVSDLLTDLESALATL; encoded by the coding sequence ATGGATTTTTCGAAGTACAAAAAAAGTACCGCGTCCGTATGGGCCGGAGAAACCGACCCGTTACCCAACGGTGCCGTTACAACCCCCATTGTCAAGAGCGTTGCCTTTGCCTATCACGACCTCGATGAGTGGCATAATGTGGCAACCGGCAAGGCTGAAGGCTACATCTATAGCCGCAACACCAACCCTACTGTTCACGTACTCGAAGAAAAAATCCGGATTCTGGAAGGAGCCGAAGCGGCTACGTCCTTTGCTACCGGCATGGGCGCTATCAGCAACACCTTATTTGCCCTGCTTGGACCCGGCAAACGAGTGGTTTCCATCAAAGATACATACGGCGGTGCCAGTCGGCTCTTTCTTGACTTCCTCCCCCGTTATCAGGTAAACGTTACCCTCTGCGGTACTACGGACTTTGACGAAATAGAAGCCGAAGTAGCCAAAGGCTGCGACGTTCTTTACCTCGAAACGCCCACCAACCCGACACTCAAAGTCGTCGATATAGCCCGACTGGCAGCGGCCGCTAAAAAAGTGGGGGCCGTTACGGTAGTCGACAACACCTTTGCCACACCCATCAACCAGAACCCGCTGGCACTGGGGGCTGACCTGGTTGTCCATAGCGCCACCAAGTTTCTGGGCGGCCATTCCGATGCGATGGGTGGCGTATTGTGTGGCACTAAAGAACTCGTTGAGAAAGTGTTCCAGTTTCGGGAAATTAACGGGGCGAGCCTACAGGCCGATGCCGCTTACATGATCGCCAGAGGCATGAAAACGCTGGAACTGCGCATTGAGCGGCAAAATGCTTCAGCCCTCACCATAGCCCGTTATTTGAAAGCGCATCCAAAGGTTAGTGACGTATTTTATCCGGGTCTCGAGACGCACCCCGGCCATGACGTTGCCAAAAAACAGATGTCGGGGTTTGGCGGTATCATGAGTTTTTCGCTGGTTGGCAGCTACGACAACGTGAAGAAGTTTCTGCCAAAACTCCAGTTTGTACATCTGGCCGCCAGTCTCGGCTCGGTGAGTACGCTGGCTGGCCCACCAAGAACCACCAGCCACGTTGAGCTGACGGAAGAGCAACGCAAACTCCTTGGCATACCCGAAAGCCTGATTCGGTACTCTGTTGGTATTGAGAACGTAAGCGATCTGCTTACTGATCTGGAGAGTGCACTGGCTACTCTGTAA
- a CDS encoding outer membrane protein assembly factor BamB family protein has product MNTSYQPQDFAINKRLGLIFVSSLLWATTCFGQTLDPAIAKLGQQVYMTTCNTCHKPEASLKAPGHFILSSMPPRAILAALETGKMRVQAKDLSDEQRKAVAQWLSNKPLTETVIPKEAYTQFKLPDAKKIAITHTGWGGDLEGTGFRTAKQAGITAASVGSLKLKWAFAFPDVNQVRSKPAIVGDWLIMGTQFGDVYCLNKQSGKIGWHFTAKAAIRGVIHVVQKTSGPQAFFADNATNVYALDVKTGKLLWEKRVGQHSQAANTGSVVVYDNMVYVPLTSLEVVSVLMPGYPCCSSSGEVVALNAQSGNEVWRHRVIAEEAKETGKKKDGTPAYGPAGGIVWCSPTVDTKRGLLYIGTGENYTHPVTNTSDAIQALNLKTGKLAWNFQATQNDAWNMGCPGGPNCPDKPGNDLDFGMAPILVKQPNGNDMLVVGQKSAMVYGLSPDDGKLIWKTAVGLGSALGGIHWGMATDGKYVYAANADNKYALFGKTDSLHRPAPGIYALEVATGKLVWKTASPPCGDKKGCIEANSAAPTVIPGVVFAGALDGHIRAYSSIDGKIIWDYDTVHAYETVNGVQGKGGSLDGPSPVVADGMLFVNSGYGLFGELPGNVLLAFEVEK; this is encoded by the coding sequence ATGAATACCTCCTATCAACCGCAAGATTTCGCTATCAATAAACGCCTTGGGCTCATTTTTGTAAGCTCACTACTCTGGGCAACGACCTGTTTTGGCCAGACGCTCGACCCGGCCATTGCCAAATTGGGGCAACAGGTGTATATGACGACTTGCAACACCTGCCATAAGCCCGAAGCCTCTCTGAAAGCGCCGGGTCATTTTATCCTTAGTTCCATGCCGCCCCGCGCTATTCTGGCGGCTTTGGAAACAGGGAAAATGCGCGTGCAGGCTAAAGACCTTTCCGACGAGCAACGAAAAGCGGTAGCACAATGGCTATCCAATAAACCACTAACTGAAACCGTAATTCCGAAAGAAGCCTACACCCAATTCAAGCTGCCTGACGCGAAAAAAATAGCAATCACGCATACTGGCTGGGGTGGCGACCTCGAAGGGACGGGCTTTCGCACGGCCAAACAGGCAGGTATTACGGCTGCTTCCGTGGGCTCGCTCAAACTGAAATGGGCGTTTGCCTTTCCCGATGTCAATCAGGTTCGGAGTAAACCGGCTATCGTTGGCGACTGGCTGATTATGGGCACGCAGTTTGGCGATGTGTACTGCCTCAACAAACAGTCCGGCAAAATCGGCTGGCACTTTACGGCTAAGGCCGCCATTCGGGGGGTCATTCATGTGGTTCAGAAAACCAGTGGCCCGCAAGCTTTTTTTGCCGACAATGCCACTAATGTCTATGCGCTCGACGTAAAAACCGGCAAACTTTTGTGGGAGAAGCGAGTCGGTCAGCATTCACAAGCGGCCAATACGGGTTCGGTAGTGGTGTATGATAATATGGTGTACGTGCCTCTTACGTCGCTGGAAGTGGTTTCGGTGTTGATGCCCGGCTACCCCTGCTGCTCATCGTCGGGCGAGGTGGTGGCGCTCAATGCTCAGTCGGGCAATGAGGTGTGGCGGCACCGGGTCATTGCCGAAGAAGCAAAGGAGACAGGTAAAAAGAAAGATGGTACACCGGCCTACGGCCCAGCCGGTGGCATTGTGTGGTGCAGCCCAACCGTCGATACCAAACGTGGGTTGCTGTATATCGGTACCGGCGAAAACTACACTCATCCCGTTACGAACACGAGCGATGCCATTCAGGCGCTGAATCTAAAAACGGGTAAACTGGCCTGGAATTTTCAGGCAACCCAGAATGATGCGTGGAACATGGGCTGTCCCGGCGGCCCCAATTGCCCAGACAAACCGGGCAACGACCTTGATTTTGGTATGGCCCCTATTCTGGTGAAACAGCCAAATGGCAACGACATGCTGGTTGTTGGCCAGAAGTCGGCAATGGTGTATGGCCTGTCGCCCGATGATGGCAAACTGATCTGGAAAACGGCTGTTGGTCTGGGCAGTGCGCTGGGCGGTATTCACTGGGGCATGGCCACCGACGGCAAATATGTGTATGCAGCCAACGCCGACAATAAATATGCGCTATTCGGCAAGACGGACTCCCTTCATCGCCCGGCACCGGGCATTTATGCCCTTGAGGTTGCTACAGGCAAGCTGGTCTGGAAAACGGCCAGTCCGCCTTGTGGCGACAAAAAAGGCTGTATTGAAGCCAACTCAGCCGCCCCAACCGTGATTCCGGGCGTTGTGTTTGCCGGGGCGCTCGATGGACATATTCGGGCTTATTCGAGCATTGATGGTAAAATCATTTGGGATTATGATACAGTACATGCCTATGAAACGGTAAACGGCGTTCAGGGCAAAGGCGGCTCGCTGGATGGCCCCTCGCCGGTTGTGGCCGATGGTATGCTGTTTGTCAATTCCGGTTATGGGCTATTTGGCGAACTGCCGGGAAATGTGCTGCTGGCTTTTGAGGTCGAGAAGTAG
- a CDS encoding aminotransferase class I/II-fold pyridoxal phosphate-dependent enzyme, giving the protein MRYTRMPIEIESPEEIGYSTIQYNLAESSVRDSKLNELNLNLGELLLCYGHHRGHPDLLDCIASESAVLTPADVLVCSGAATALFIIATTLLSENDHMVVVRPNYATNLETPRAINCEMSLIDLTFEEQFVLNVDQVRQAIRPNTRLISITNPHNPTGTIVPETTLNELVALAEAHNCYLLVDETYRYLNFQTPRIPYLAEKSRNVISVSSLSKAFGVPGIRIGWIICLDTSLMHRFLAAKEQIMITNSVVDEQIAVHILQNQASRLAEAHRHIRTNFAITKQFFAQTRYLDWVEPTAGVVCFPRLKAGYTLDTDTFYPSLFATYQTIVGPGHWFEQDKIYMRIGFGYPGPDELTTGLLNIERCLKEHITE; this is encoded by the coding sequence ATGCGCTACACCCGAATGCCGATTGAAATCGAATCGCCGGAAGAAATTGGCTATTCAACTATTCAGTATAATCTGGCTGAAAGCTCCGTTCGCGATAGTAAATTAAACGAACTCAACCTTAATCTGGGTGAGTTGCTTTTGTGTTACGGGCACCATCGGGGCCACCCGGACTTACTTGACTGCATTGCCAGCGAGAGCGCCGTGTTGACGCCCGCCGATGTGCTGGTTTGCAGCGGTGCGGCTACGGCACTGTTTATCATTGCCACAACCCTGCTCAGTGAAAACGACCATATGGTTGTTGTACGGCCCAATTACGCGACCAACCTCGAAACGCCACGGGCCATCAACTGCGAAATGAGCCTGATTGACTTGACGTTCGAGGAACAGTTTGTTCTGAATGTCGACCAGGTTCGGCAGGCTATCCGGCCCAACACGCGGCTCATCAGCATCACCAACCCGCACAATCCAACGGGCACGATTGTCCCGGAAACGACCCTGAATGAACTGGTAGCTCTGGCTGAAGCGCACAACTGCTACCTGCTGGTAGACGAAACGTACCGCTACCTGAATTTTCAGACACCGCGTATCCCCTATCTGGCCGAAAAAAGCAGGAACGTAATTTCGGTGAGTTCGCTGTCGAAAGCGTTTGGCGTGCCGGGCATTCGCATCGGCTGGATCATCTGCCTCGATACGTCGCTCATGCACCGGTTTCTGGCCGCAAAGGAGCAGATCATGATTACAAACTCGGTGGTGGATGAACAGATTGCGGTACATATTTTACAAAATCAGGCCAGCCGACTTGCCGAAGCACACAGGCATATTCGAACGAACTTTGCGATTACCAAGCAATTCTTCGCGCAAACGCGCTACCTCGACTGGGTAGAACCCACAGCGGGCGTCGTTTGCTTCCCGCGTCTGAAAGCCGGTTACACCCTTGATACCGACACCTTTTACCCCTCTCTTTTTGCTACTTACCAAACTATTGTCGGACCGGGGCACTGGTTCGAGCAAGACAAAATATACATGCGCATCGGCTTCGGCTACCCCGGACCGGATGAACTGACCACGGGTCTGCTAAACATTGAACGCTGCCTGAAAGAGCATATAACGGAGTAA
- a CDS encoding DEAD/DEAH box helicase yields the protein MITPQQQANVLTSLGIAALNPMQEAAQKAILQDNDAFLIAPTGSGKTIGFLLPILSLLKPGQTSVQCLILAPSRELAIQIEQVWKKMATGYKVNVCYGGHPVETEIKNLSNPPAVLIGTPGRIADHITRRSFSLTGIHTLVLDEFDKSLALGFHDEMDFIVGGLRNLKKRVLVSATSGISIPDFIRLKSPIKLSFEAPADEQTGLTTKVVYSQSKDKIDTLFDLLCTLDSESALIFCNHRDASERTSELLAERGIHSLVYHGGMEQADRERALIQFRNGSTRYLVTTDLAARGLDIPEMKYVIHYHLPLQEHEFTHRNGRTARMHASGTAYVILSSDEQPPNYLDDSLEEFHLPTKKQPLPNPPDFVTLYVSGGKKNKLNKVDIVGFFSQKGGLEKGDLGRIDVQDFISFAAVKHEKVPALLAKISQEKMKGKKYKIEVAR from the coding sequence ATGATAACCCCTCAGCAACAAGCAAACGTCCTGACAAGCCTAGGCATTGCGGCCTTAAATCCAATGCAGGAAGCCGCCCAAAAAGCCATTCTGCAAGACAATGATGCCTTTTTGATCGCCCCCACGGGTTCCGGCAAAACCATTGGCTTTCTGCTTCCGATTCTTAGCCTGCTCAAACCCGGCCAAACAAGCGTACAATGCCTTATTCTGGCCCCTTCCCGCGAACTGGCCATCCAGATTGAACAGGTCTGGAAGAAAATGGCGACGGGCTACAAAGTTAATGTGTGCTACGGCGGGCATCCGGTAGAGACTGAAATCAAAAACCTGAGCAATCCGCCCGCCGTTCTGATCGGAACACCCGGTCGTATTGCCGACCATATTACCCGCCGAAGTTTCTCGTTGACGGGTATTCATACGCTGGTGCTGGACGAATTCGACAAGTCGCTGGCACTGGGGTTCCACGACGAAATGGACTTCATTGTCGGGGGGCTGCGTAACCTTAAAAAACGTGTGCTGGTTTCGGCCACATCAGGCATCAGCATACCCGATTTTATCCGACTCAAATCACCTATTAAGCTATCATTCGAGGCTCCGGCTGATGAACAGACCGGCTTAACCACAAAAGTAGTTTACTCCCAATCGAAAGATAAAATCGACACGCTGTTTGATTTACTGTGTACGCTCGATTCCGAATCTGCCCTGATTTTCTGTAATCATCGGGATGCTTCCGAACGCACCAGCGAACTGCTGGCCGAACGGGGCATTCATTCGCTTGTCTATCATGGCGGCATGGAACAGGCCGACCGCGAACGGGCTCTTATCCAGTTCCGAAATGGCAGCACCCGCTACCTCGTCACGACGGATTTGGCCGCGCGGGGGCTGGATATCCCCGAAATGAAATACGTGATCCATTATCACCTGCCCTTGCAGGAACACGAATTCACGCACCGCAACGGCCGCACCGCCCGGATGCACGCATCGGGGACAGCCTATGTGATTCTATCGTCGGACGAGCAACCGCCGAATTATCTGGACGACTCACTCGAAGAATTTCATTTGCCAACAAAAAAACAGCCCTTGCCCAACCCGCCCGATTTTGTAACGCTGTATGTGAGTGGTGGCAAGAAAAACAAGCTCAACAAAGTTGACATCGTTGGTTTTTTCTCGCAAAAAGGCGGCCTTGAAAAAGGCGATCTTGGCCGAATCGACGTACAGGATTTCATTTCGTTTGCAGCAGTAAAACACGAGAAAGTACCCGCGCTATTGGCAAAAATCAGCCAGGAAAAGATGAAGGGCAAGAAGTATAAAATTGAGGTAGCGCGGTAA